One Streptomyces drozdowiczii DNA segment encodes these proteins:
- a CDS encoding discoidin domain-containing protein, with translation MRTRRWRWRILSATVSTSLMMVAWPALNASAAGGPNIAAGHRAAASSGTSAGNIADGQQSTYWEGSGKSLPQWVQSDLGKVTRIDQVTLKLPADWSARRQTLSLQGSVDGTSFTTLKTSASYSFAPGSSNKVTISFPATQARFVRADITANTASDNGQLAELEVRAAAESSVNLAAGRPLTASSNTQTYIAANANDGNRASYWESRNNEFPQWLQADLGSSVRVDRVVLRLPDGWETRSQTLKIQGSANGSDFTDLTQAKAYTFSPGSETATITFDATTTRYVRVLVTANSVQPGAQVSELEIYGPETGDTQAPSAPTQLAYTEPATGQIKLTWKPSTDDTAVTGYDIYADNTLLTSVAGDVTTYTDTRPAGSTVSYYVRAKDAAGNVSGNSNTVTRKGDSGDTQAPTAPANLSFTEPASGQIKLTWTASTDNKGVTGYDIYANNVLRKTVAGDVTTYTDTQPAGTTVSYVVRAKDAAGNVSGDSNTVTRNGSTGAASNLAVGKPITASSVVHTFVAENANDNQLSTYWEGAGGSYPNTLTVKLGANADTQSVVVKLNPDSSWGARTQNIQVLGREQSASSFTSLVAAKDYAFSPGSANTVTIPVDARVADVQLKFTSNTGAPAGQVAEFQVLGAPAPNPNLQVSAVTASPAAPVESDPVTLTATVRNTGAVAAPAGKLEFRLGGTKVATANVGALAAGASAQVSANIGARGAGTYTLSAVADPDNQIIEQNETDNTYTSASGLVVKPVASSDLVPTAVTTSPSAPAQGDNVTFSVAIRNQGTVASASGGHAVTVTLLDSKGATVKTLTGSYNGSIAAGATSSPVNLGSWTAANGSYTVKTVVADDAEELPVKRENNTVSSSFFVGRGANMPYDTYEAEDGVTGGGAKVVGPNRTVGDIAGEASGRKAVTLNSTGNYVEFTTRASTNTLVTRYSIPDSAGGGGIDSTLNVYVDGTFLKTIDLTSKYAWLYGAETGPGNSPGSGSPRHIYDEANVMLGRTVPAGSKIRLQKDTANTSTYAIDFVSLEQAAQIANPDPAAYAVPAGFTHQDVQNALDKVRMDTTGKLVGVYLPAGDYQTASKFQVYGKAVKVIGAGPWYTRFHAPSTQENTDIGFRAEASAKGSTFANFAYFGNYTSRIDGPGKVFDFSNVSDMVIDNIWNEHTVCLYWGANTDNITIKNSRIRDTFADGINMTNGSTDNHVVNNESRATGDDSFALFSAIDAGGADMKNNVYENLTSLLTWRAAGVAVYGGYDNTFRNIRIADTLVYSGITVSSLDFGYPMNGFGTGPTTVENVSVVRSGGHFWGTQTFPGIWLFSASKVFQGIRINHVDIVDPTYSGIMFQTNYVGGQPQFPIKDTILTDISISGAHKSGDAFDAKSGFGLWANEMPEAGQGPAVGEVTFNGLRFSDNAQDVKNTTSTMKININP, from the coding sequence ATGAGAACGCGACGCTGGAGATGGCGGATCCTTTCCGCGACCGTCTCCACCAGCCTGATGATGGTCGCCTGGCCGGCGCTGAACGCCTCGGCCGCCGGCGGCCCGAACATCGCCGCCGGCCACCGCGCCGCCGCGAGCAGCGGCACATCCGCCGGGAACATCGCCGACGGACAGCAGTCCACCTACTGGGAGGGGTCGGGCAAGTCCCTGCCCCAGTGGGTACAGAGCGACCTGGGCAAGGTCACCCGCATCGACCAGGTCACGCTGAAGCTCCCCGCCGACTGGTCGGCCCGCCGCCAGACGCTCTCCCTCCAGGGCAGCGTCGACGGCACCAGCTTCACCACGCTGAAGACCTCGGCCTCCTACTCCTTCGCACCGGGCAGCTCCAACAAGGTCACGATCAGCTTCCCGGCCACTCAGGCCCGCTTCGTCCGGGCCGACATCACCGCGAACACCGCGTCCGACAACGGCCAGCTCGCCGAACTGGAGGTCCGGGCGGCGGCCGAGTCCTCGGTGAACCTCGCCGCCGGGCGCCCGCTCACAGCCAGCAGCAACACCCAGACGTACATCGCGGCCAACGCCAACGACGGCAACCGGGCCAGCTACTGGGAGAGCCGCAACAACGAGTTCCCGCAGTGGCTCCAGGCCGACCTGGGCTCCTCCGTGCGCGTCGACCGCGTGGTGCTGCGGCTGCCCGACGGCTGGGAGACCCGCAGCCAGACGCTGAAGATCCAGGGCAGCGCCAACGGCTCCGACTTCACGGACCTGACCCAGGCCAAGGCGTACACCTTCAGCCCCGGCTCCGAGACGGCGACGATCACCTTCGACGCCACCACCACCCGCTACGTCCGCGTCCTGGTCACCGCCAACAGCGTCCAGCCCGGCGCCCAGGTCTCCGAGCTGGAGATCTACGGCCCCGAGACCGGCGACACCCAGGCACCGAGCGCCCCGACGCAGCTGGCGTACACCGAACCGGCCACCGGGCAGATCAAGCTGACCTGGAAGCCCTCGACGGACGACACCGCCGTCACCGGCTACGACATCTACGCCGACAACACCCTGCTCACCAGCGTCGCCGGTGACGTCACCACGTACACCGACACCCGCCCGGCCGGCTCCACCGTCTCGTACTACGTACGGGCCAAGGACGCCGCGGGCAACGTCTCGGGCAACAGCAACACCGTCACCCGCAAGGGGGACTCCGGTGACACCCAGGCGCCCACCGCACCGGCGAACCTGAGCTTCACCGAGCCCGCCTCCGGACAGATCAAGCTGACCTGGACGGCGTCCACCGACAACAAGGGCGTCACCGGGTACGACATCTACGCCAACAACGTGCTGCGCAAGACCGTGGCCGGCGATGTCACCACGTACACCGACACCCAGCCCGCCGGCACCACCGTCTCGTACGTCGTACGGGCCAAGGACGCGGCGGGCAACGTCTCGGGCGACAGCAACACCGTCACCCGCAACGGCTCCACCGGCGCGGCCTCCAACCTCGCCGTCGGCAAGCCCATCACCGCCTCCTCCGTGGTGCACACCTTCGTCGCGGAGAACGCCAACGACAATCAGCTCTCCACCTACTGGGAGGGCGCCGGCGGCAGCTACCCCAACACCCTCACGGTGAAGCTGGGCGCCAACGCGGACACCCAGAGCGTCGTCGTGAAGCTCAACCCGGACAGCAGCTGGGGGGCCAGGACCCAGAACATCCAGGTCCTCGGCCGGGAGCAGAGCGCCTCGTCCTTCACCAGCCTGGTCGCCGCCAAGGACTACGCGTTCAGCCCGGGCAGCGCCAACACGGTGACGATCCCGGTCGACGCCCGAGTGGCCGACGTCCAGCTGAAGTTCACCTCCAACACCGGCGCGCCCGCCGGGCAGGTCGCGGAGTTCCAGGTCCTGGGCGCCCCGGCACCCAACCCGAACCTCCAGGTCAGCGCAGTGACGGCGAGCCCGGCCGCACCCGTCGAGTCGGACCCGGTCACGCTCACCGCGACGGTGCGCAACACCGGCGCCGTCGCCGCCCCGGCCGGCAAGCTCGAATTCCGGCTCGGCGGCACCAAGGTCGCGACCGCCAACGTGGGTGCGCTCGCCGCCGGGGCCTCCGCGCAGGTCAGCGCGAACATCGGGGCGCGGGGCGCGGGCACGTACACGCTGAGCGCGGTCGCCGACCCGGACAACCAGATCATCGAGCAGAACGAGACCGACAACACCTACACCAGCGCCTCCGGCCTGGTCGTGAAGCCGGTCGCCAGCTCCGACCTGGTGCCCACCGCGGTCACCACCTCGCCCTCGGCACCGGCCCAGGGCGACAACGTCACCTTCTCCGTCGCCATCCGGAACCAGGGCACGGTCGCCTCCGCCTCGGGCGGTCACGCCGTCACCGTCACCCTGCTCGACTCCAAGGGCGCCACGGTGAAGACCCTCACCGGCAGCTACAACGGCTCGATCGCCGCGGGCGCCACCAGCTCCCCGGTGAACCTGGGCTCCTGGACGGCGGCCAACGGCTCGTACACCGTGAAGACGGTCGTCGCGGACGACGCCGAGGAACTGCCGGTCAAGCGCGAGAACAACACCGTCAGCAGCTCCTTCTTCGTCGGGCGCGGCGCCAACATGCCGTACGACACCTACGAGGCGGAGGACGGCGTCACCGGCGGCGGCGCCAAGGTCGTCGGGCCGAACAGGACCGTCGGCGACATCGCGGGCGAGGCGTCGGGCCGCAAGGCGGTCACGCTGAACAGCACCGGAAACTACGTCGAGTTCACCACCCGGGCCAGCACCAACACCCTGGTGACCCGCTACTCCATCCCGGACTCCGCGGGCGGCGGCGGCATCGACTCCACGCTCAACGTCTACGTGGACGGCACCTTCCTCAAGACGATCGACCTCACCTCGAAGTACGCCTGGCTGTACGGCGCCGAGACCGGCCCCGGCAACTCCCCGGGCTCCGGTTCACCCCGGCACATCTACGACGAGGCCAACGTGATGCTGGGCAGGACCGTCCCGGCGGGCAGCAAGATCCGGCTCCAGAAGGACACGGCGAACACCAGCACCTACGCGATCGACTTCGTCAGCCTGGAGCAGGCCGCCCAGATCGCCAACCCGGACCCGGCCGCCTACGCCGTTCCGGCCGGCTTCACCCATCAGGACGTCCAGAACGCCCTGGACAAGGTGCGCATGGACACCACGGGCAAGCTGGTGGGCGTCTACCTGCCCGCGGGCGACTACCAGACCGCGAGCAAGTTCCAGGTGTACGGCAAGGCCGTCAAGGTGATCGGTGCGGGGCCCTGGTACACCAGGTTCCACGCGCCCTCGACCCAGGAGAACACCGACATCGGCTTCCGGGCCGAGGCGAGCGCCAAGGGCTCGACGTTCGCGAACTTCGCGTACTTCGGGAACTACACCTCGCGCATCGACGGACCGGGCAAGGTGTTCGACTTCTCCAACGTGTCGGACATGGTCATCGACAACATCTGGAACGAGCACACGGTGTGCCTCTACTGGGGTGCCAACACCGACAACATCACCATCAAGAACTCCCGTATCCGGGACACGTTCGCCGACGGCATCAACATGACCAACGGCTCGACCGACAACCACGTCGTCAACAACGAGTCGCGGGCCACCGGTGACGACAGCTTCGCGCTGTTCTCGGCGATCGACGCCGGCGGCGCGGACATGAAGAACAACGTCTACGAGAACCTCACCTCGCTCCTGACCTGGCGCGCGGCCGGTGTGGCCGTCTACGGCGGCTACGACAACACCTTCCGCAACATCCGCATCGCGGACACCCTGGTGTACTCGGGGATCACGGTCAGCTCGCTCGACTTCGGCTACCCGATGAACGGCTTCGGGACCGGCCCGACGACGGTCGAGAACGTCTCCGTGGTCCGCTCCGGCGGCCATTTCTGGGGCACCCAGACCTTCCCCGGCATCTGGCTGTTCTCCGCCTCCAAGGTCTTCCAGGGCATCCGGATCAACCACGTCGACATCGTCGACCCGACGTACAGCGGCATCATGTTCCAGACCAACTACGTGGGAGGCCAGCCGCAGTTCCCGATCAAGGACACCATCCTGACCGACATCTCGATCTCCGGCGCCCACAAGAGCGGCGACGCCTTCGACGCCAAGTCCGGCTTCGGGCTGTGGGCCAACGAGATGCCCGAGGCCGGCCAGGGACCCGCCGTCGGTGAGGTCACCTTCAACGGGCTCAGGTTCAGCGACAACGCCCAGGACGTGAAGAACACGACGTCCACCATGAAGATCAACATCAACCCGTAG
- a CDS encoding extracellular solute-binding protein translates to MRSAGLRRTRRISRASAAALVTALALTSLASCGTSSSKDDDSSSSSKGSSDPSAPLDPKTKVTISIDCMPPAAKAAELREWKEDIKTFNEKYPNVTINGKSTPGQCNEPPRFTAMLKGKSQPDVFYAYFSDLQQVLDNDGAEDISAYVNDKTVPALKDIQPQVVDVARKDGKLYGLPTSNYTMGLMINRKLFKQAGLDPNTPPATWDEVRAAAKKIAGLGKGISGYGEYSAGNNGGWHFAATQFGLGGEIVDASGKKAAFNNETGKQVLQQLHDMRWEDDSMGKTQLLKWGDLQKQIASDKLGMFLAAPDDIAYMVQQLGASYETFGLGPIPGAKGTLFGGNNYLIKKGSSPDQIKAAIAWLNFKNLTPGKGQFDWARTKADKLPVGLPQPNFFLGESKTKDDAARAQNATMPVENFKAFMDNPVPGKAEPPKAQEIYKILDNAMSGVLTNKNADIDKLLSTAEQQVNQVLANQ, encoded by the coding sequence ATGAGAAGTGCTGGGTTGCGCCGCACACGCCGTATCAGCCGTGCCTCCGCGGCTGCCCTTGTCACCGCACTTGCGCTGACCTCGCTCGCGTCCTGCGGCACGAGCAGCAGCAAGGACGACGACTCGAGCAGTTCGTCCAAGGGTTCGTCCGACCCCTCGGCTCCGCTGGACCCGAAGACCAAGGTGACGATCTCCATCGACTGCATGCCGCCGGCCGCCAAGGCCGCGGAGCTGCGGGAGTGGAAGGAGGACATCAAGACGTTCAACGAGAAGTACCCGAACGTCACGATCAACGGCAAGTCCACCCCGGGCCAGTGCAACGAGCCGCCCCGCTTCACCGCCATGCTGAAGGGCAAGTCGCAGCCCGACGTCTTCTACGCCTACTTCAGCGACCTCCAGCAGGTCCTGGACAACGACGGCGCCGAGGACATCTCCGCGTACGTCAACGACAAGACCGTGCCCGCGCTGAAGGACATCCAGCCGCAGGTCGTCGACGTGGCCCGCAAGGACGGCAAGCTCTACGGCCTGCCGACCAGCAACTACACCATGGGCCTGATGATCAACCGGAAGCTGTTCAAGCAGGCCGGTCTCGACCCGAACACCCCGCCCGCCACCTGGGACGAGGTGCGCGCCGCCGCCAAGAAGATCGCGGGCCTCGGCAAGGGCATCTCCGGCTACGGCGAGTACAGCGCCGGCAACAACGGCGGCTGGCACTTCGCCGCCACGCAGTTCGGCCTCGGCGGGGAGATAGTCGACGCCTCCGGCAAGAAGGCCGCCTTCAACAACGAGACCGGCAAGCAGGTCCTCCAGCAGCTGCACGACATGCGCTGGGAGGACGACAGCATGGGCAAGACCCAGCTGCTCAAGTGGGGCGACCTCCAGAAGCAGATCGCCAGCGACAAGCTCGGCATGTTCCTCGCCGCCCCCGACGACATCGCCTACATGGTGCAGCAGCTCGGCGCCTCGTACGAGACCTTCGGCCTGGGCCCGATCCCCGGCGCCAAGGGCACCCTCTTCGGCGGCAACAACTACCTGATCAAGAAGGGCAGCTCGCCCGACCAGATCAAGGCCGCCATCGCCTGGCTCAACTTCAAGAACCTAACCCCCGGCAAGGGCCAGTTCGACTGGGCCCGCACCAAGGCCGACAAGCTCCCCGTCGGACTGCCGCAGCCGAACTTCTTCCTCGGCGAGAGCAAGACCAAGGACGACGCCGCACGCGCCCAGAACGCGACGATGCCCGTCGAGAACTTCAAGGCCTTCATGGACAACCCCGTCCCCGGCAAGGCCGAGCCCCCGAAGGCCCAGGAGATCTACAAGATCCTCGACAACGCCATGTCGGGCGTCCTGACCAACAAGAACGCCGACATCGACAAGCTGCTCTCCACCGCCGAGCAGCAGGTCAACCAGGTTCTGGCGAACCAGTAA
- a CDS encoding carbohydrate ABC transporter permease, whose product MSAPTLSPRKATRPRPGHRSSARPDSAREEFLRALRRNISAHGFLIGAVLCFSLFSWYPMVREFILAFQKNEDGTTTWAGWSNLTYVFNDPAFWQAWRNTLLFTVLALLLGFVVPFAVAVVLNEFRHGQGYLRLLVYLPVMLPPVASVLLFKYFYDPGYGLFNRILGIFHLPEQQWLQDTSTSMLSVVIAATWMNMGGATLIYLAALQGIPGELYEAAELDGAGLLRKIWHVTIPQTRLILSLLLLMQIIATMQVFTEPFLLTNGAGPEGSTTTVVYLIYQYAFNFNNYGSAAALGLVLLVVLAGFSAVYVRLSRSSED is encoded by the coding sequence ATGTCGGCCCCAACCCTGTCCCCCCGCAAGGCGACCCGGCCTCGCCCAGGACACCGAAGCTCCGCCCGCCCGGACTCCGCCCGCGAGGAGTTCCTGCGCGCCCTGCGCCGCAACATCTCAGCGCACGGCTTCCTGATCGGAGCGGTGCTCTGCTTCTCCCTCTTCTCCTGGTATCCGATGGTCCGGGAATTCATCCTGGCCTTCCAGAAGAACGAGGACGGCACCACCACCTGGGCCGGCTGGTCCAACCTCACGTACGTCTTCAACGACCCGGCCTTCTGGCAGGCATGGCGCAACACCCTGCTGTTCACCGTCCTCGCCCTGCTCCTCGGCTTCGTCGTCCCGTTCGCCGTCGCCGTCGTGCTCAACGAGTTCCGGCACGGCCAGGGCTACCTGCGGCTGCTCGTCTACCTCCCCGTGATGCTGCCGCCGGTCGCCTCGGTCCTGCTCTTCAAGTACTTCTACGACCCCGGCTACGGGCTCTTCAACCGCATCCTGGGCATCTTCCACCTGCCCGAACAGCAGTGGCTCCAGGACACCAGCACCTCGATGCTCTCCGTCGTCATCGCGGCGACCTGGATGAACATGGGCGGCGCCACCCTCATCTACCTCGCCGCGCTCCAGGGCATCCCCGGCGAGCTGTACGAGGCCGCCGAGCTCGACGGCGCCGGGCTGCTGCGGAAGATCTGGCACGTCACCATCCCGCAGACCCGCCTCATCCTCTCGCTCCTGCTGCTCATGCAGATCATCGCGACGATGCAGGTCTTCACCGAGCCCTTCCTGCTCACCAACGGCGCCGGACCCGAGGGCTCCACCACCACCGTCGTCTACCTCATCTACCAGTACGCCTTCAACTTCAACAACTACGGCAGCGCGGCGGCACTCGGCCTCGTCCTGCTCGTCGTCCTCGCGGGATTCTCCGCGGTGTACGTACGGCTGAGCCGCAGCAGCGAAGACTAG
- a CDS encoding carbohydrate ABC transporter permease, with protein MASNTLVSRRGSTPRKSARRTSDGGAERARQRTLISPAQLGRPRGKAVYWIVFGLVMVLFTAVFLGPLYWMVTGGLKTTQEVVQSPPTAFPSSLHTENYSQAWTVMDLSKLLFNTLYYAFGALAFQLIFDVAAAYSLSKLRPIFGKVILGMMLATLMIPATVLVVPQYLTVLDVPLVQRNLVNSPWAIWLPSVTNAFNIFLLKRFFDSIPGELLDAAAMDGASPLRTLRSIILPISRPILGVVSIFAVVGVWKDFLWPMLTLPDPNKQTLNVGIYSLASGVPENVLIAALTIASIPTLLIFLLFQRNIMSGLTAGGLKG; from the coding sequence ATGGCATCGAACACGCTTGTCTCCCGGCGCGGGAGCACTCCACGCAAGTCCGCACGCCGCACGTCCGACGGCGGCGCCGAACGGGCCCGCCAGCGCACCCTGATCTCACCGGCCCAGCTCGGCCGGCCGCGCGGCAAGGCCGTCTACTGGATCGTCTTCGGCCTGGTGATGGTCCTGTTCACGGCGGTCTTCCTCGGCCCGCTCTACTGGATGGTCACCGGCGGCCTGAAGACCACCCAGGAAGTGGTGCAGAGCCCGCCCACGGCCTTCCCCAGCTCCCTCCACACCGAGAACTACAGCCAGGCATGGACGGTCATGGACCTGTCCAAGCTGCTGTTCAACACCCTGTACTACGCCTTCGGGGCACTCGCCTTCCAGCTGATCTTCGACGTCGCCGCCGCCTACTCGCTGTCCAAGCTGCGGCCGATCTTCGGCAAGGTCATCCTCGGCATGATGTTGGCCACCCTGATGATCCCGGCCACCGTGCTCGTCGTCCCGCAGTACCTCACGGTCCTGGACGTGCCCCTGGTCCAGCGCAACCTGGTCAACTCGCCCTGGGCGATCTGGCTGCCGTCGGTCACCAACGCCTTCAACATCTTCCTGCTGAAGCGGTTCTTCGACTCCATCCCGGGCGAACTCCTCGACGCCGCGGCCATGGACGGCGCCTCACCCCTGCGCACCCTGCGCTCGATCATCCTGCCCATCTCCCGGCCGATCCTCGGGGTCGTCTCCATCTTCGCCGTCGTCGGCGTGTGGAAGGACTTCCTCTGGCCGATGCTCACGCTGCCCGACCCGAACAAGCAGACCCTCAACGTGGGCATCTACTCACTGGCCAGCGGCGTCCCCGAGAACGTCCTGATCGCCGCGCTCACCATCGCGTCGATCCCGACGCTGCTGATCTTCCTGCTCTTCCAGCGCAACATCATGAGCGGTCTCACCGCGGGCGGCCTCAAGGGCTGA
- a CDS encoding glycoside hydrolase family 13 protein codes for MAANRPSEATAPWWRDAAIYQIYVRSFADGDGDGTGDLAGVRARLPYLVELGVDALWFTPWYLSPLADGGYDVADYRTIDPAFGTLAEAEKLIAEARELGIRTIVDIVPNHVSDQHPWFRAALEAGSGSPERDLFHFRKGRGANGEIPPNDWVSEFGGTPWTRLDDGEWYLHLFATQQPDLNWAHPAVRREHEDVLRFWFERGVAGVRIDSAALLAKDPALPDFTLGSDPHPFVDRDELHDIYRSWRAIADEYDGVFVGEVWLPDTERFARYLRPDELHTAFNFNFLACPWDPEKLRTAIDDTLSEHASVGAPATWVLCNHDVTRTVTRYGREETGFDFAAKTFGTPTDLALGTRRARAAALLSLALPGAAYLYQGEELGLPEADIPLDRIQDPMHFRKNGTDPGRDGCRVPMPWAAGEPYAGFGATTETWLPQPDGWSGYAADIQNGDPDSMLSLYREALRLRRSEAGFGTGGEPGIRRLTWLDAPPGVLAFARTDGLLCVVNLAAEAAELPPHSAVLLTSGPLDEAGRLPQDTAVWLRA; via the coding sequence GTGGCAGCCAACCGTCCGTCCGAGGCCACCGCACCCTGGTGGCGCGACGCCGCCATCTACCAGATCTACGTACGCAGCTTCGCCGACGGCGACGGCGACGGCACCGGCGACCTGGCAGGGGTACGGGCCAGGCTGCCCTACCTCGTCGAACTGGGCGTGGACGCCCTCTGGTTCACCCCCTGGTACCTCTCGCCGCTGGCCGACGGCGGTTACGACGTGGCCGACTACCGTACGATCGACCCCGCGTTCGGCACCCTCGCCGAGGCCGAGAAGCTGATCGCCGAGGCCCGCGAGCTGGGCATCCGCACCATCGTCGACATCGTGCCCAACCATGTGTCGGACCAGCACCCCTGGTTCCGCGCCGCCCTGGAAGCCGGCTCCGGCAGCCCCGAGCGCGACCTCTTCCACTTCCGCAAGGGCCGCGGCGCGAACGGCGAGATCCCGCCCAACGACTGGGTCTCCGAATTCGGCGGCACCCCCTGGACCAGGCTGGACGACGGCGAGTGGTACCTCCACCTCTTCGCCACCCAGCAGCCCGACCTCAACTGGGCCCACCCCGCCGTCCGCCGCGAGCACGAGGACGTCCTGCGCTTCTGGTTCGAACGCGGCGTCGCCGGCGTACGCATCGACTCCGCCGCCCTGCTCGCCAAGGACCCCGCGCTCCCCGACTTCACCCTCGGCAGCGACCCGCACCCCTTTGTCGACCGGGACGAACTCCACGACATCTACCGCTCCTGGCGCGCCATCGCCGACGAGTACGACGGGGTCTTCGTCGGCGAGGTCTGGCTCCCCGACACCGAGCGCTTCGCCCGCTACCTGCGCCCGGACGAGCTGCACACCGCCTTCAACTTCAACTTCCTGGCCTGCCCCTGGGACCCGGAGAAGCTGCGGACCGCCATCGACGACACGCTCTCCGAGCACGCCTCGGTCGGCGCCCCCGCCACCTGGGTCCTCTGCAACCACGACGTCACCCGTACCGTCACCCGCTACGGCCGCGAGGAGACCGGGTTCGACTTCGCCGCCAAGACCTTCGGCACCCCCACCGACCTCGCCCTCGGCACCCGCCGGGCCCGCGCCGCCGCCCTCCTCTCGCTGGCCCTGCCCGGCGCGGCCTACCTCTACCAGGGCGAGGAACTGGGCCTGCCCGAGGCCGACATCCCGCTCGACCGCATCCAGGACCCGATGCACTTCCGCAAGAACGGCACCGACCCGGGCCGGGACGGCTGCCGGGTGCCCATGCCCTGGGCGGCGGGCGAACCGTACGCCGGATTCGGGGCCACCACGGAGACCTGGCTCCCGCAGCCCGACGGCTGGTCCGGCTACGCCGCCGACATCCAGAACGGCGACCCGGACTCCATGCTCAGCCTGTACCGCGAGGCCCTGCGGCTGCGGCGCTCCGAAGCGGGCTTCGGGACCGGGGGAGAGCCCGGCATCCGGCGGCTGACCTGGCTCGACGCCCCGCCCGGGGTGCTCGCCTTCGCCCGGACCGACGGACTGCTCTGCGTCGTCAACCTGGCCGCCGAAGCCGCGGAGCTGCCCCCGCACAGCGCGGTGCTGCTCACCAGCGGACCGCTGGACGAGGCCGGCCGCCTCCCGCAGGACACGGCGGTGTGGCTGCGCGCCTGA
- a CDS encoding cupin gives MDAPHDLNALAAEHLAAARDAPHGRSAHLLLHQDPLRQTVIALTSGSALDEHNAPPAASLQVLRGSVRLTAASGDVELTPGRLHPIPQERHGLLALEDAVVLLTAVNP, from the coding sequence ATGGACGCTCCCCACGACCTCAATGCCCTCGCCGCCGAGCACCTGGCCGCCGCCCGCGACGCGCCGCACGGCCGCAGCGCCCACCTCCTGCTCCACCAGGACCCGCTGCGGCAGACCGTCATCGCGCTCACCTCGGGCTCCGCGCTCGACGAGCACAACGCCCCGCCCGCCGCCTCGCTCCAGGTCCTGCGCGGCTCCGTCCGGCTCACCGCCGCCTCCGGCGACGTCGAACTGACACCCGGACGGCTGCACCCGATCCCGCAGGAGCGGCACGGGCTGCTCGCCCTGGAGGACGCGGTCGTCCTCCTCACCGCCGTCAACCCCTGA
- a CDS encoding GNAT family N-acetyltransferase, with product MTSLPGLRPYRPEDSAALSEICIRTAAGGDDARDIYPDHDLVPSIFATPYAELEPDLTFVVDDGTGRAVGYILGTADTPRFVKEYREHWLPRVADRFPLPEGPPRTPSDEMAALLHNPERMVLPELAGHPAHLHIDLLPDWQRKGYGRELMHTFLAALDAKGVEGVHLSMLTSNTRARAFYDRVGFTEIPVADPGPVTYLVRGTKADS from the coding sequence GTGACCTCGCTTCCCGGCCTCCGGCCCTACCGCCCCGAAGACAGCGCCGCCCTCTCCGAGATCTGCATACGCACCGCCGCGGGCGGCGACGACGCCCGGGACATCTACCCGGACCACGACCTGGTGCCGTCCATCTTCGCCACGCCCTACGCCGAGCTGGAACCGGACCTCACCTTCGTCGTGGACGACGGCACGGGCCGCGCGGTCGGCTACATCCTCGGCACCGCCGACACCCCCCGCTTCGTGAAGGAGTACCGCGAGCACTGGCTGCCCAGGGTCGCGGACCGCTTCCCGCTGCCCGAGGGCCCGCCGCGGACCCCCTCCGACGAGATGGCCGCCCTCCTGCACAACCCCGAGCGCATGGTCCTGCCCGAACTCGCCGGCCACCCCGCCCACCTGCACATCGACCTGCTGCCCGACTGGCAGCGCAAGGGGTACGGGAGGGAGCTGATGCACACCTTCCTCGCGGCCCTGGACGCCAAGGGGGTCGAGGGCGTCCACCTCTCCATGCTCACCTCCAACACGAGGGCCAGGGCCTTCTACGACCGGGTCGGCTTCACCGAGATCCCCGTTGCCGATCCCGGCCCCGTCACCTACCTCGTACGCGGCACGAAGGCCGATTCCTAG